In Gloeomargarita sp. SRBZ-1_bins_9, a genomic segment contains:
- a CDS encoding ABC transporter permease subunit, translated as MNAVRIWAIAKHTFLELLRERLLYLAGLYAIFLVAGGALITEVAAATENKIIPDFGLALMLIFGLVIVVFTTPNLLAREVEKRTIFILIAKPMSRLELVVGKHLGLVGALVVLLLLMSVVYFGYLSLLRISYPLTAILIAIGFMMLEFALLTAAALLFSVFTSPLIATFLTVSTFFIGHLSSDVITLGRLIRNPQLLQVLKGLFLVVPDLSRLDWKNTAVYGLLPDTGILWSSVLYGILYTIFLLSATVLIFARREF; from the coding sequence ATGAACGCTGTACGGATTTGGGCCATTGCCAAGCACACTTTTCTGGAGTTACTGCGGGAGCGTTTATTGTATCTAGCGGGTCTTTATGCCATTTTCTTGGTGGCCGGGGGAGCGCTTATTACCGAAGTGGCAGCGGCAACTGAAAATAAAATCATTCCCGATTTTGGCCTAGCACTCATGCTCATTTTTGGGTTGGTGATTGTGGTCTTCACCACTCCTAATCTTCTTGCTCGCGAAGTGGAAAAGCGCACTATTTTTATCTTGATCGCTAAGCCCATGAGCCGACTAGAACTGGTAGTGGGCAAGCATTTAGGATTAGTCGGTGCCCTAGTTGTGTTATTGCTGTTGATGTCAGTGGTGTATTTTGGCTATCTCAGTCTCTTGCGCATCAGCTACCCCCTTACAGCCATCCTTATTGCCATTGGTTTCATGATGCTAGAGTTTGCCCTTCTGACAGCAGCAGCCCTGTTGTTTAGCGTTTTCACCAGTCCTTTAATTGCGACCTTTTTGACCGTCTCCACCTTTTTCATCGGCCACCTCAGTTCCGATGTGATCACCCTGGGGCGCTTAATTCGCAACCCCCAACTTTTGCAGGTATTAAAGGGGTTATTTCTTGTTGTTCCTGACCTTTCCCGTCTGGATTGGAAAAACACAGCCGTTTACGGTTTGCTTCCCGATACCGGCATCCTCTGGTCAAGCGTTTTGTACGGCATCCTATACACTATTTTCCTCCTCTCAGCGACAGTACTTATTTTTGCCCGTCGTGAGTTTTAA
- the cysC gene encoding adenylyl-sulfate kinase, whose product MVTHHSILVSGGIPVARSWWPIAQDNCGGLTFMSFTIWLTGLPGSGKTTIATALGDFLHQNELTYEILDGDILRKTLCSDLGYSPEDRQKNAIRVAYVCQILNKNKIISVVSLITPYNQSRKKVKSIVPNLVEVYVFCPIEVLIKRDPKGLYKKALEGEIKDFTGISAPYEIPESPDVIVQTDRMSVHECVKYIIDAATDKGFLGKIFP is encoded by the coding sequence ATGGTTACTCATCACAGTATATTGGTCAGTGGGGGCATCCCCGTGGCCAGGTCATGGTGGCCTATAGCCCAAGATAATTGTGGAGGTTTAACTTTTATGAGCTTTACTATCTGGCTAACTGGCTTACCTGGCTCTGGTAAAACCACAATTGCAACCGCATTGGGAGACTTTCTTCACCAGAATGAACTAACCTATGAAATCTTAGACGGAGATATTCTTAGGAAGACCCTTTGTAGTGATTTAGGATATTCACCCGAAGATAGACAAAAAAACGCTATTCGGGTAGCCTATGTGTGCCAGATCCTGAACAAGAACAAAATCATATCAGTAGTATCTCTGATAACCCCATATAACCAGTCTAGAAAAAAGGTCAAGTCTATTGTGCCAAATTTAGTCGAGGTTTATGTTTTCTGTCCAATTGAAGTATTAATAAAACGTGATCCGAAAGGGCTCTATAAAAAGGCACTAGAAGGAGAAATTAAGGACTTCACAGGTATCTCTGCGCCCTATGAAATTCCAGAATCACCAGATGTTATAGTTCAGACTGACCGAATGTCAGTTCATGAGTGCGTGAAATACATAATAGATGCTGCTACTGACAAGGGATTTCTTGGTAAAATATTTCCTTGA
- the cutA gene encoding divalent-cation tolerance protein CutA gives MTEGLIVLVTVGERSEADHVARVLVEEKLAACVGILPIESVYQWEGQWENQVEFQLVIKTVKSRYPQVEAKVRQLHSYDVPEILALPVVAGSESYLRWVLQQTQPMTP, from the coding sequence ATGACGGAAGGGTTGATCGTCCTGGTGACCGTGGGGGAGCGCAGCGAGGCGGACCACGTAGCCCGTGTTCTGGTGGAAGAGAAACTGGCGGCCTGTGTAGGCATCCTACCCATTGAGTCGGTGTATCAGTGGGAGGGCCAATGGGAAAACCAGGTGGAATTTCAATTGGTGATTAAAACGGTCAAAAGTCGTTATCCCCAAGTGGAAGCCAAGGTGCGGCAATTGCACAGCTATGATGTGCCGGAGATTTTAGCGTTGCCGGTGGTGGCCGGGTCGGAGTCCTATCTCCGTTGGGTCCTCCAGCAAACTCAACCCATGACTCCCTAA
- a CDS encoding sulfotransferase, producing MCEATCFIIAGMHRSGTSYLAALLQSAGVHIGAKLLKPDRGNPRGYFENTEFLEFHMTILESLGLNNGGHIEPSIRFIRVPEQFVTEARELIKKNQVAPYWGWKDPRTTLFLDFWHSLLPDAFFIFTYRRPWEVVDSLFRRGDHLFLKNPKLALQSWMSSNMRILSFYLRNSEKCLLLNVETFYRNPDLVVEYCKQKFNIRLNPVNSNVRDFHLLKRIESTHRIELLREFFPECISLYEELNRLSGFSDDNFKIYQDFPKIKTLDWILQDWQLTRHLESQLTQATQQLQAAKHELDITKAELVWFKKELERIHNSRFWKVWKVLRRVKKLVTGLLKLKTHDGQK from the coding sequence ATGTGTGAGGCCACCTGCTTCATCATTGCTGGAATGCACAGGTCAGGGACATCCTATCTGGCTGCCCTGCTTCAGAGTGCGGGGGTTCACATTGGAGCTAAACTTCTTAAACCTGATCGGGGTAATCCAAGGGGCTATTTTGAGAATACAGAATTTTTGGAATTTCATATGACTATTTTGGAAAGCTTGGGTCTGAACAATGGTGGGCATATTGAACCCAGCATTCGGTTTATTCGTGTCCCTGAACAATTCGTTACTGAAGCAAGGGAGTTGATTAAAAAGAATCAAGTGGCACCATATTGGGGCTGGAAAGACCCTAGAACCACTTTATTCTTAGATTTTTGGCATAGTTTGCTACCCGATGCATTTTTTATCTTTACCTATCGCAGGCCTTGGGAAGTTGTAGATTCATTATTTCGGCGTGGTGATCATCTATTCCTGAAGAATCCAAAACTTGCACTGCAATCTTGGATGAGTTCCAATATGAGAATATTGAGCTTTTATCTGAGAAATAGTGAAAAGTGTCTTCTTTTAAATGTGGAAACTTTCTACAGAAATCCTGATTTAGTAGTTGAATATTGTAAGCAAAAGTTTAATATTCGGCTTAATCCTGTTAACAGTAATGTAAGGGATTTCCATCTTCTGAAGCGAATAGAATCAACCCACAGAATCGAACTTCTCAGAGAATTTTTTCCCGAATGCATTAGCCTGTATGAAGAGTTAAACAGACTATCTGGATTTAGTGATGATAATTTCAAAATTTACCAAGACTTCCCAAAAATCAAAACTTTAGATTGGATTCTACAAGACTGGCAGCTCACTCGTCACTTAGAAAGCCAGCTTACTCAAGCTACTCAACAATTGCAAGCAGCGAAACATGAGTTAGACATCACAAAAGCCGAGCTTGTATGGTTTAAAAAAGAGTTAGAGCGCATCCACAACAGCCGCTTCTGGAAGGTCTGGAAAGTGCTGCGGCGAGTTAAGAAGTTAGTGACTGGCCTCTTAAAGCTTAAAACTCACGACGGGCAAAAATAA
- the dps gene encoding DNA starvation/stationary phase protection protein Dps translates to MPTQVKSTLYPTRLDLSAEVRSQVIAILNQALANTLDLYTQTKQAHWNVKGSDFYALHELFDEMAGELLEYVDDLAERVTALAGVAQGTVRMVAQASQLPEYPADAVNGKDHLVALADRYAQYGKFVRQAIDQTADLGDADTADLFTEISRTVDKRLWFLEAHLHG, encoded by the coding sequence ATGCCTACGCAAGTCAAATCAACCTTATATCCAACCCGTTTGGATTTGAGTGCCGAAGTCCGCAGTCAGGTGATTGCCATATTGAACCAAGCCCTGGCCAACACCCTAGATTTGTACACCCAGACCAAGCAGGCCCACTGGAACGTCAAGGGTTCGGACTTTTACGCCCTGCACGAACTATTTGACGAAATGGCCGGCGAGCTCCTGGAGTACGTGGATGACTTGGCAGAGCGGGTGACGGCTTTGGCGGGGGTGGCCCAAGGAACCGTGCGCATGGTGGCCCAGGCGTCCCAGTTGCCCGAGTATCCGGCCGATGCGGTAAATGGCAAAGACCACCTGGTGGCGCTGGCCGACCGCTACGCCCAGTACGGCAAATTCGTGCGGCAGGCGATTGACCAGACGGCGGATTTAGGTGATGCCGACACGGCTGATTTGTTCACCGAAATTTCCCGTACGGTGGACAAGCGGTTGTGGTTCCTGGAAGCCCATTTGCATGGTTGA
- a CDS encoding sulfiredoxin, giving the protein MRILELPLEQIRRPLPRQTDPEKVKQLMASIAEIGQQEPIEVLEVNGRYYGFSGCHRYEAMQRLGCRTIRCRVRRATPEVLRLHLA; this is encoded by the coding sequence ATGCGGATTCTAGAGTTGCCCTTGGAGCAGATTCGGCGGCCCTTACCGCGGCAGACGGACCCAGAGAAAGTCAAGCAGCTGATGGCGTCGATTGCCGAGATCGGGCAGCAGGAGCCGATTGAGGTACTCGAGGTCAACGGGCGGTACTATGGGTTTTCCGGTTGTCATCGGTACGAGGCCATGCAGCGGCTTGGTTGTCGGACCATCCGGTGTCGGGTGCGGCGGGCGACGCCAGAGGTCCTGCGGCTGCATCTGGCTTGA
- a CDS encoding R3H domain-containing nucleic acid-binding protein → MAYPQNLSVTDDLDALLAILPPPIRQSLDQHPQRSEVIEIILDLGRRPEARFPNHSEYLGEEPVTRADLDYTIERVGEFSGDNRAGIERTLHRISGIRNRQGKIIGLTCRVGRAVFGTVSMIRDLVETGQSILLLGRPGVGKTTALREIARVLADDLGKRVVIIDTSNEIAGDGDIPHPAIGRARRMQVARPELQHQVMIEAVENHMPEAIIIDEIGTELEALAARTIAERGVQLIGTAHGNQLENLMKNPTLADLIGGIQAVTLGDEEARRRGTQKTVLERKAPPTFTIAVEMQDRYRWVIHERVAETVDNLLRGRKVPVQIRTLGEGGQVVTTHELPSPEPATPLRRWRRAGRILALPETTEAAEEPANWLEQAEETLSLGMDGTAEGEEPVHVYPYGVSLELLHQVITALDLPVVVVRDINQADVMLVPRAQARQNPKVRQMAKSRQLPVYTVKGNTIPHITRALRRLLRLDEGEPGEDWPLLTQGRDEDEVEALEEARLAVEQIVIPTGQPVELLPRPPEIRKMQHELVEHYRLRSVSFGEEPNRRLRIFPA, encoded by the coding sequence ATGGCTTACCCTCAGAATCTTTCCGTGACCGACGACCTCGACGCCCTCCTGGCCATTTTGCCGCCCCCTATCCGTCAGTCCCTTGACCAACACCCCCAGCGTTCAGAAGTTATCGAAATTATTTTGGATTTGGGGCGACGTCCCGAAGCCCGCTTTCCCAACCATAGCGAGTATTTGGGCGAAGAACCGGTCACCCGGGCAGATTTGGACTATACCATTGAGCGGGTGGGGGAATTCAGCGGGGACAACCGGGCCGGTATTGAACGAACCTTGCACCGGATTAGCGGCATCCGCAACCGCCAGGGAAAAATCATTGGCCTGACCTGTCGGGTGGGCCGGGCGGTCTTCGGCACGGTGAGTATGATTCGGGACCTGGTGGAAACCGGCCAGTCTATCCTGCTGCTGGGGCGGCCTGGCGTTGGCAAAACCACGGCTCTGCGGGAGATTGCCCGGGTGTTAGCGGATGACCTAGGCAAACGGGTGGTGATCATTGATACCTCCAATGAAATTGCCGGTGACGGGGACATTCCTCATCCGGCCATTGGGCGGGCGCGACGGATGCAAGTGGCCCGGCCAGAGCTGCAACACCAGGTGATGATTGAAGCCGTGGAAAACCACATGCCCGAGGCCATCATTATTGACGAAATCGGTACAGAGTTGGAGGCGCTGGCGGCCCGTACCATTGCCGAGCGGGGGGTGCAACTGATTGGCACGGCCCACGGCAATCAACTGGAAAACTTGATGAAAAACCCCACCCTAGCGGATTTGATTGGCGGCATCCAGGCGGTGACCTTGGGGGACGAGGAAGCCCGGCGACGGGGGACGCAAAAAACGGTTTTAGAGCGCAAAGCGCCGCCCACGTTTACGATTGCGGTGGAAATGCAGGACCGCTACCGCTGGGTGATCCACGAGCGGGTAGCCGAAACCGTGGACAACCTGCTGCGGGGGCGGAAGGTGCCGGTGCAGATTCGCACGTTAGGGGAAGGGGGCCAGGTGGTGACCACCCACGAACTGCCCAGCCCGGAACCGGCCACACCCCTACGGCGCTGGCGACGGGCGGGACGGATTTTGGCCTTGCCGGAAACGACCGAAGCTGCTGAGGAACCGGCGAACTGGCTGGAGCAGGCCGAAGAAACTCTGTCCCTGGGGATGGACGGGACCGCAGAGGGGGAGGAACCGGTGCATGTGTATCCCTATGGAGTGAGTTTAGAGTTGTTACACCAGGTGATTACTGCCCTGGATTTGCCGGTGGTAGTAGTGCGGGACATCAACCAAGCGGATGTGATGCTGGTTCCCCGCGCCCAGGCCCGCCAGAACCCCAAGGTGCGTCAGATGGCCAAATCCCGTCAACTGCCGGTCTACACCGTCAAGGGCAATACCATTCCCCACATCACTCGGGCGTTGCGGCGGTTGTTGCGTCTGGATGAAGGTGAACCGGGCGAAGACTGGCCGTTGTTGACCCAAGGGCGCGATGAGGACGAGGTGGAGGCCCTGGAGGAAGCCCGCCTGGCGGTGGAGCAGATTGTCATTCCCACGGGGCAACCGGTGGAACTCTTGCCGCGTCCTCCGGAAATCCGCAAGATGCAGCACGAGCTAGTGGAGCACTACCGGCTGCGGTCCGTGAGCTTTGGTGAGGAACCCAACCGGCGGCTGCGTATCTTTCCGGCCTGA
- a CDS encoding M23 family metallopeptidase produces the protein MGWWRGVISLLVAAGVWGWCRAGQPQRVVVGGWHQAAFPVEQFVGYTSPFGPRGEEFHYGLDIAAPEGSYVRSWWAGQVVQVSQDGLCGTTVIIASGRWRHIYCHLRGQPRTYRGRNYLDDPGSGLVIREGQWVATGSRIGRVGMTGRTTGPHLHWGLQYDGRWIDPALVLRAMLSDQRRAQR, from the coding sequence ATGGGGTGGTGGCGAGGAGTGATCAGCCTGCTGGTCGCGGCAGGGGTGTGGGGCTGGTGCCGGGCGGGACAACCCCAGCGGGTGGTCGTCGGGGGGTGGCATCAGGCGGCTTTTCCGGTTGAGCAGTTTGTGGGCTATACATCGCCCTTTGGCCCCCGGGGGGAGGAGTTCCACTACGGACTGGATATAGCGGCGCCGGAGGGGAGTTATGTCCGTAGTTGGTGGGCAGGGCAGGTGGTGCAAGTGAGCCAGGATGGCCTGTGCGGCACGACGGTTATCATTGCGTCCGGGCGCTGGCGGCACATTTACTGTCATTTGCGGGGCCAACCCCGTACCTACCGTGGCCGGAATTATCTGGATGACCCGGGCAGTGGTCTGGTGATTCGGGAAGGCCAATGGGTGGCCACTGGCTCCCGGATTGGGCGGGTGGGCATGACTGGCCGCACTACTGGACCCCATTTGCACTGGGGATTGCAGTACGACGGTCGGTGGATTGACCCGGCGCTCGTCCTGCGGGCCATGCTGTCTGACCAACGACGGGCACAACGCTGA
- a CDS encoding thylakoid membrane photosystem I accumulation factor, whose product MVRRFILNGLMVCLLIVFGWVQPAGAGLQDDRFDGNIFALYAGNGSLVPPRVTLKEALAHPERPAMLVYYLDDSRDCKMFASTVSQVQRFYGRAIDIIPITVDSLLPTEQADSTNPITYYRGRVPQVVILAGKDGENHVLLDEVGQVSFNRIDAVLANWFGIPPRQPVPVTPRQFNEVNVELAPS is encoded by the coding sequence ATGGTGAGACGCTTCATCCTCAATGGGTTGATGGTGTGCCTATTGATTGTGTTCGGGTGGGTGCAGCCTGCGGGGGCGGGATTGCAGGACGACCGTTTTGACGGCAATATCTTTGCCCTCTATGCAGGGAATGGATCGTTGGTACCGCCGCGAGTGACGTTAAAGGAAGCGCTAGCCCACCCCGAGCGTCCCGCCATGCTGGTTTATTACCTGGACGACAGCCGTGATTGCAAAATGTTTGCCAGTACTGTCTCACAGGTGCAGCGATTTTACGGGCGAGCCATTGACATTATCCCCATCACCGTAGACAGTCTATTACCGACTGAACAAGCCGACTCTACCAACCCCATCACGTACTATCGCGGTCGTGTTCCCCAGGTTGTCATTCTGGCTGGTAAGGATGGGGAAAATCACGTGCTATTGGATGAAGTGGGTCAGGTTTCTTTCAATCGAATTGATGCGGTATTAGCTAACTGGTTTGGGATTCCGCCGCGTCAGCCAGTCCCTGTAACCCCTCGCCAGTTCAACGAAGTGAATGTGGAGTTAGCCCCTTCGTGA
- a CDS encoding glycosyltransferase, which produces MRIFIVASEFYPYPGGVATYLYNFSRALVKAGHSVVIFVSERTTRDRFLGKVYEDYRLDDIEVIRLPGWVDPMSRIDQIARKVISYIKKHGKPDVIESQELHAMAYYLLQYKLQGEPTLQGVPIVLHLHTAMYQVNLLNGYPEYKLPNWWEGCLEKWCILAADGIVAPSRFILEETQTELKTALNQAAVIPYPLTLDLQQLIPIPTPGDVVYFGRYEVRKGVVELLKECQKLWDAGVDFRLTLIGNSTPYILKNCDMKDYITREYRRYIDDGRLVLEPVMGKPDLYQRVAQAWCVVIPSLWENFPNVCMEAMLLQKVVLASSNGGMKEMIHYADKPAGFVFDWQQAGDFAAKLQHILNLSETENLSIGQQARETILQMCGPERIVSLRVAHFERVIESSRGQVRRVYPSLNYKPTGKIDYPPPVEPLGVPGRLSVCIPYYNMGRYIRETLDSVYQVNYSDLEVLIWDDGSTELESIHVLTQVEKEYPGLTVYRSANQGLAGARNSLAQVATGEFIAFLDADDRVHPDYYSKAVQILQRYDNVGIVSAWVQHFGDYHGCWVTWQTELPYLLCHNMIGSAVVVRRAAYLQVGGQKMEMSRLGGFEDWESCINFNRNGWLGVVIPEFYFLYRIREGSMYRSLSLSNHALLGQWISVFHDSLYQQYGTEIFNLCNQNEISPIHWTNPTKSYYLPTVGLMARKFLSKVANRLGLSPKLRYNLKRLIYLLSYYRAKLL; this is translated from the coding sequence ATGAGAATCTTTATTGTTGCTTCAGAGTTTTATCCATACCCTGGTGGTGTTGCTACCTATCTTTACAATTTCTCCAGGGCCCTAGTAAAAGCTGGACATAGTGTGGTTATCTTTGTTAGCGAGCGGACAACTCGGGATAGGTTTCTTGGCAAGGTCTACGAGGATTATCGATTGGACGATATTGAAGTAATTCGTTTGCCTGGTTGGGTTGATCCTATGTCCCGAATTGACCAAATAGCTAGGAAAGTAATCAGCTACATCAAGAAACACGGTAAACCTGATGTTATTGAATCCCAAGAGCTTCATGCCATGGCGTACTACCTACTTCAATATAAGCTACAAGGTGAACCTACCCTGCAAGGGGTGCCTATTGTTTTACACCTGCATACTGCTATGTACCAAGTTAATCTGCTGAACGGTTACCCTGAGTATAAGTTACCCAATTGGTGGGAGGGCTGTCTGGAGAAGTGGTGCATCTTGGCTGCCGACGGCATTGTTGCCCCTAGCCGATTTATCCTAGAAGAGACCCAGACGGAACTGAAAACCGCCCTAAACCAAGCAGCAGTTATACCTTACCCCTTAACCCTGGACCTCCAACAATTGATACCGATACCTACTCCTGGGGACGTTGTCTACTTTGGGCGTTATGAAGTGCGCAAGGGGGTGGTAGAACTTCTGAAAGAATGTCAAAAGCTGTGGGACGCCGGTGTAGATTTTCGCCTAACGCTGATTGGCAACAGCACCCCCTACATCCTAAAAAATTGCGACATGAAAGATTACATTACTAGGGAATACCGACGGTACATTGATGATGGGCGTTTAGTCTTGGAGCCGGTGATGGGGAAGCCTGATTTGTATCAGCGGGTTGCCCAGGCCTGGTGTGTGGTGATTCCATCGTTGTGGGAGAACTTTCCCAACGTCTGCATGGAAGCCATGTTGTTGCAGAAGGTGGTGCTGGCTAGCAGTAATGGTGGCATGAAAGAGATGATCCATTACGCCGATAAACCCGCCGGTTTTGTGTTTGATTGGCAGCAAGCTGGTGACTTTGCCGCTAAGCTCCAACACATCTTGAACCTGAGTGAAACAGAGAACCTATCTATCGGTCAGCAGGCGCGGGAAACGATTTTGCAGATGTGTGGGCCGGAGCGCATTGTTTCGTTGCGGGTGGCCCATTTTGAGCGGGTAATAGAGTCCAGTCGCGGCCAAGTACGGCGGGTTTATCCCTCGTTGAACTACAAACCCACCGGCAAGATTGACTATCCGCCCCCTGTGGAGCCGCTGGGTGTTCCTGGCCGTCTGAGTGTGTGCATTCCCTACTACAACATGGGCCGGTATATCCGGGAGACCCTAGACTCGGTATATCAGGTCAACTATAGTGATCTGGAAGTACTCATCTGGGACGATGGGAGTACGGAGCTAGAGAGTATCCATGTGCTCACACAAGTGGAGAAGGAGTACCCTGGGTTGACGGTCTATCGGTCGGCCAATCAGGGTCTAGCGGGGGCACGCAACAGTCTGGCGCAGGTGGCAACGGGTGAGTTCATTGCTTTCTTGGATGCTGATGACCGAGTTCATCCCGACTACTACTCCAAGGCTGTACAGATACTACAAAGGTATGACAATGTCGGTATTGTCAGCGCGTGGGTGCAACATTTTGGGGACTATCATGGTTGTTGGGTTACCTGGCAGACAGAGTTGCCTTACCTTCTTTGTCATAATATGATTGGTTCTGCTGTTGTGGTGAGGAGGGCGGCTTACTTGCAGGTGGGGGGTCAGAAGATGGAGATGAGTCGCCTTGGTGGCTTTGAGGATTGGGAAAGTTGCATTAATTTCAACAGGAATGGTTGGTTAGGTGTTGTGATACCTGAGTTTTACTTCCTATACAGGATTAGGGAAGGCTCGATGTATCGCTCTTTGAGTCTATCAAACCACGCCCTACTAGGACAATGGATCAGTGTATTCCACGACAGTCTCTACCAGCAATACGGCACCGAGATTTTTAACCTATGCAATCAAAATGAGATTTCACCTATTCATTGGACTAATCCCACGAAAAGTTACTATCTACCAACAGTAGGATTGATGGCTCGAAAATTTCTTAGTAAGGTTGCGAATCGCTTAGGTCTATCGCCAAAGTTAAGGTATAATTTAAAGCGACTCATATATTTACTGTCTTACTATAGGGCTAAATTACTATGA
- a CDS encoding pentapeptide repeat-containing protein encodes MTVAEQIHRSCTGCLGSVGMGRLRGWWIALVLLVACGRSVDLQTLQTTGRCLNCQLRGAPLAGQMLKGVILTGSNLAGADLQQAVLTEADLRRVNLRGADLRGANLEGANLGEADLMGANLQGANLRQANLFRAHLRQANLQGADLRQAVLFGADLRETQLTQADLVGANYSDATQFPPGFDPVGQLMERVK; translated from the coding sequence ATGACGGTGGCCGAGCAAATTCATCGCTCCTGTACCGGTTGCCTGGGGAGTGTAGGTATGGGACGGCTAAGGGGCTGGTGGATCGCTTTGGTATTGCTGGTGGCCTGCGGACGGTCGGTGGATTTACAGACCTTACAGACGACGGGGCGCTGTCTCAACTGTCAACTGCGGGGCGCTCCCCTGGCAGGACAGATGCTCAAGGGGGTGATTCTCACAGGGAGCAATCTGGCGGGCGCGGACCTGCAACAGGCGGTGCTGACGGAGGCCGACCTGCGGCGGGTGAACCTCCGGGGGGCGGACTTGCGGGGGGCAAATTTGGAGGGCGCTAACCTGGGAGAGGCGGATTTGATGGGGGCGAATCTGCAGGGGGCGAATCTACGGCAGGCCAATTTGTTCCGGGCGCACCTGCGGCAGGCCAATCTCCAGGGGGCGGACCTGCGCCAGGCGGTGTTGTTCGGGGCCGATTTGCGGGAAACCCAATTGACCCAGGCGGACCTGGTGGGGGCCAATTATAGCGACGCGACCCAGTTTCCCCCCGGCTTTGACCCAGTCGGTCAACTGATGGAGCGGGTGAAGTAG
- the rpe gene encoding ribulose-phosphate 3-epimerase, translating into MAGKSVVVAPSILSADFSRLGEEVRAVDAAGADWIHVDVMDGRFVPNITIGPLVVEALRPVTTKPLDVHLMIVEPERYVADFAKAGADIISVHAESSSTIHLHRTLNQIKELGKQAGVVLNPASPLELITYVLDMVDLVLIMSVNPGFGGQSFIPQVVPKIRQLRQMCDERGLDPWIEVDGGLKASNTWQVLEAGANAIVAGSAVFKAPDYRAAIEGIRHSRRPELVTA; encoded by the coding sequence ATGGCGGGTAAGTCTGTGGTAGTGGCACCGTCTATTTTGTCGGCAGATTTCAGTCGTTTGGGTGAAGAGGTGCGGGCGGTGGATGCGGCCGGAGCGGACTGGATTCACGTGGATGTCATGGATGGCCGGTTTGTGCCCAATATCACCATCGGCCCGCTGGTGGTGGAGGCCCTGCGCCCGGTGACGACTAAACCCTTAGATGTGCATCTGATGATCGTGGAACCGGAACGGTATGTGGCCGATTTCGCCAAGGCGGGCGCCGATATTATTTCGGTCCATGCGGAAAGCAGCTCGACCATTCACCTGCACCGTACCCTGAATCAAATCAAAGAGTTAGGTAAACAAGCCGGCGTGGTCCTCAATCCCGCCAGCCCCCTGGAGTTGATTACCTACGTGCTGGACATGGTGGACTTGGTGCTGATTATGAGCGTCAATCCGGGCTTTGGGGGTCAGAGTTTCATTCCCCAGGTGGTGCCGAAAATCCGCCAACTGCGCCAGATGTGCGATGAACGCGGGCTGGACCCCTGGATTGAAGTGGATGGGGGTCTCAAGGCGAGTAATACCTGGCAGGTGCTGGAGGCGGGCGCTAATGCCATCGTGGCCGGTTCGGCAGTCTTCAAAGCACCCGACTACCGCGCGGCCATTGAGGGGATTCGCCATTCCCGCCGGCCAGAGTTAGTCACCGCTTGA